The following proteins are encoded in a genomic region of Helicobacter macacae MIT 99-5501:
- the rpmB gene encoding 50S ribosomal protein L28, translating to MARKCFFTGKGPMVGNNVSHANNKTKKRSLPNLRSIRIKLEDGTSVRVKVAASTLRTMKKHNS from the coding sequence ATGGCACGAAAATGCTTTTTCACAGGCAAAGGACCAATGGTAGGAAACAATGTAAGCCACGCAAACAACAAAACAAAAAAGCGTAGCTTGCCAAACTTGCGAAGTATCCGCATAAAGCTAGAAGATGGCACAAGTGTGCGAGTGAAAGTCGCTGCGTCCACACTACGAACGATGAAAAAACACAATAGCTAA
- a CDS encoding outer membrane beta-barrel protein — protein sequence MRKTINKTISTKIGKYLATALLAGACSVANAEVSGVFAGLQVGYGDLVYKVQTRTNGLTQYPSDKNVSDMQYGGILGYKHFFSDKFGFRLGGYFTYTNLRFVDDMQQKQDISVMAYGGAFDVLLNAVSKPSVDAGFYAGFYIGGKTYDSARINELEEQWRLNATRQGTQTIAKTHLDVGANLGMRIHYMKYNGIEVGVSLPFFEHILYQRSQETLGMVVSYRHSTTSNYAVYFRYTLSINTSKGNSSQSTPASTKTASKGGAKSTAKSSTQNRSQANTRGGSNARGASNARGGTPTRSTNNARSGNPRTTSAYRR from the coding sequence ATGAGAAAGACTATAAACAAAACGATAAGCACAAAAATAGGCAAATATCTAGCCACTGCACTTCTTGCAGGTGCGTGTAGTGTCGCAAATGCCGAAGTAAGCGGGGTGTTTGCAGGACTGCAAGTAGGCTATGGCGACTTGGTGTATAAAGTGCAAACCCGCACAAACGGACTCACTCAATATCCAAGTGATAAGAATGTAAGCGATATGCAATATGGCGGAATACTTGGCTATAAGCATTTTTTCAGCGATAAGTTTGGATTCCGCTTAGGCGGGTATTTCACTTATACAAATCTACGCTTTGTCGATGATATGCAACAAAAGCAAGACATTAGCGTTATGGCGTATGGTGGAGCATTTGATGTGCTGCTAAATGCTGTGTCTAAGCCAAGTGTGGATGCGGGATTTTATGCGGGATTTTATATAGGTGGCAAGACTTATGATTCTGCTCGGATAAACGAGCTAGAAGAGCAATGGAGACTAAATGCTACTCGGCAAGGCACTCAAACAATCGCAAAAACCCACCTAGATGTGGGAGCAAATCTAGGTATGCGCATACACTATATGAAATACAATGGCATAGAAGTAGGTGTAAGTCTGCCGTTTTTTGAGCATATTTTGTATCAAAGAAGCCAAGAAACACTAGGAATGGTTGTAAGCTATCGTCATAGCACAACTTCAAACTACGCAGTGTATTTCCGCTATACGCTTAGCATAAACACAAGCAAAGGAAATAGCTCTCAATCAACCCCTGCAAGCACAAAAACTGCTAGCAAGGGAGGTGCAAAATCCACCGCTAAGTCTTCAACTCAAAATAGAAGCCAAGCAAACACAAGAGGTGGAAGCAATGCAAGGGGAGCAAGCAATGCAAGAGGTGGCACTCCCACAAGAAGCACTAACAATGCTAGAAGTGGCAACCCTAGAACTACCTCTGCATATAGACGATAG